ATTCCCCTTACTTTGAAACAGATAAGTGCCATCCGGTAAATATATATGGTAAAACAAAACTCGCTGGAGAAAAACTTATTAGAACTCTCTGCAAAAAATATTTCATTATAAGAACCGGATGGATATTCGGAGAAGAAAATTGCTTTGTACAAAAGGTACTGAATAATAGTAATGTGTCTATGTTCGTATGCAGTACAGAAATGGGAAACCCCACATACGTAGAGGACTTATGCAGGGTAATTGAAAAAATGCTTCACTCCGATTTATACGGAATATATAACTGCGGCAATCCATTAAGTACAACTAAATCAGCTTGGGTAAAAAAAATTTTCAACTATGCTGGTATAGAAAGAAGTATACTAGAAATACCTGAGAACTTTTTAAGAAATACTGCTACTAGGCCTAAAAATTCTTCTTTAAACATATCTCTCATTAAAAATTGTTTTGACCTAGAGCTTCCAAGCTGGGAAAATAGACTTTCAGAATATATAGAAAACAAACTTAAAAGCCAGTAATTACTGGCTTTTAGACATAACTTTTTAAACCCCTTATAGATATTTCTCCAGATATTAAATTTTCTACCTGACCAGTTTCATACTCTACCACTAATTCTCCATTTTTATTTATATCAATCACATGAGCTTTTATGGATTCATCTTTTCTAATAACTCTCACTTCATTTCCTATTAAAATGGAATTTTCTCTACAAATCTTCATAGCTTCTTCTATATTATCCTCTTCTATAAAATCCTTATATAAAGGTTCAAAATTATTCAATATTTTTCCTACTACTTTTTTTCGGCTTATTTTTTTATCTATCTCTATTTTTATAGAAGTAGCGGTTTCTCTAATTTCTTCTGAAAAATCATCTTCATCAAGATTTGCATTGATACCTATACCTATAACTATAAAATTCACTTTTGTCAATTCTGCATTCATTTCAGTAAGTATACCACAAATTTTCTTTCTATTTAAAAGTATATCATTAGGCCATTTTATAAAAGTTTCTATTTTCATTTCTCTAAATGCCTTATTTATAGCTGCTGCGGCTATTTGTGTTACTAGAGATACCTTAAGTGGATTTATATCAGGCTTTAAAATTATTGACATCCATATTCCTTTTTCCCTTGGAGATATAAAATTTCTTCCTAATCTTCCTTTTCCCCTGGTCTGTTCTTCTGCTATTATTACAACCCCATCTTCTTCTAATTCTAGCGCTATATCTTTAGCTTTGGAATTAGTAGAATCGATACTATTTAAATGTATTATTTTTCTTCCTATAAATTCAGTATGCAACTCCTCTTGAATTTCTTCATAAGTCAGTAAATCTGGACATTTTATTAATTTA
This genomic window from Clostridium pasteurianum DSM 525 = ATCC 6013 contains:
- a CDS encoding SDR family oxidoreductase, whose product is MKILITGAENSLAKYIKNRFKNTKDIEIDSFNRDELDISDKNSTYKKITDSNPDLLIHLDSMNNIDICEGDESLAYTINTIGTLNAAYPCSILNIPIIYLSTSYVYDGDKDSPYFETDKCHPVNIYGKTKLAGEKLIRTLCKKYFIIRTGWIFGEENCFVQKVLNNSNVSMFVCSTEMGNPTYVEDLCRVIEKMLHSDLYGIYNCGNPLSTTKSAWVKKIFNYAGIERSILEIPENFLRNTATRPKNSSLNISLIKNCFDLELPSWENRLSEYIENKLKSQ
- a CDS encoding biotin--[acetyl-CoA-carboxylase] ligase, coding for MKDEILRLLKENTEGFISGQEISERFGVSRTSIWKYINQLKLEGYEIESVSKRGYKLIKCPDLLTYEEIQEELHTEFIGRKIIHLNSIDSTNSKAKDIALELEEDGVVIIAEEQTRGKGRLGRNFISPREKGIWMSIILKPDINPLKVSLVTQIAAAAINKAFREMKIETFIKWPNDILLNRKKICGILTEMNAELTKVNFIVIGIGINANLDEDDFSEEIRETATSIKIEIDKKISRKKVVGKILNNFEPLYKDFIEEDNIEEAMKICRENSILIGNEVRVIRKDESIKAHVIDINKNGELVVEYETGQVENLISGEISIRGLKSYV